CCCTGGTACATGCGAGAGCCGTACGGAAAGGACGTATTCAGATGTAAACTTCCGGGGAAACTCGGGGAACTCGGGCCAGGAGGGCACTCAAAGTGTCTAAGGAACTTGAACGCTTCCCAACAAGACCGAGCGAAACGAAGGCGACGCATTTAGTCACGCGTCGCGTATCGATTTTCCTGGTAATATCTAATTCGAACGATCAACATTTCTCGACACACGAACAAGTCGCATCGCTGAATAGAAATACATAGTGACAACGTATTCTTTATCGATAATGCTAGTTGTACGCCGATAGTATGTTTAATGACTCCTTGAACTTGCTAGCAGGAATAATAAAGAAGTCGAGCTTATCAGAAATCTTATGCATAATCTGGCGATTCTATCATAACGCCAAAGATAACATTGAAGCACTGAATTAATCGGTCAAATTGTTGAGAATATATTGTGTAGAAATACATTTTCCGCAACGAGTCTTCTCTCCGCTGACGTTAGAAAGTTCGAACGAAATTCATGTCGTTCAATAGTATTACACGTTTATCACTACACACGTGTACAGAGATGAACGTTATACGTGTCCAGAAGTATTAGGACAACCGATTGTTTAGAACAAATTGTAATGTTTCATTCAGTTTACGTGACGTCTGCAGACGATTGCataaatataaccttgacatcgtATTATCGAAAAtacatattaacactatgccgtacgcagatcttagatatgattcttttgtttgacgccggcatgatagcttggaaattttagatttcaaaaaaatttcgaagatggcggcggtaatataaattcctaaaattaagatatgtcatccaagaattttcgtacttaattcttagttaagtaagcacaatgctatagttagtttgctgccttttaacacccaagaaatatagttcaaatgttacttcaattttttaaaatggcaccaaagtggtaccactgGCATACAACAGATATAAGTGTTCGTCAGTTATGCAATTAGTTTAGCCATTTATTACATTTTGTTCATTGGCACGATACGCATCGATTCCCGATATGTTTTCTTAATACGTGGAACATACTACGAAATGCATGCAAACCGAAGAGTATCAAAAATAATCGAAAAGCTAACAAAACGGATGCCGAAATTACTCcaagaagaaattaaaaaacgcggtggatatatcgacgaaaagaaaattcaatttccTTTTATAAAAGTGATGTTAAATTTATTAcaacgaaatatatatataataataataatataatataatatatataatataatataatataatatatataatataatataaatataatatatataatataatatatatatatttcgctGTAATAAATTTAACATCAAttaaaattcaataaatatgagataattaaaattaaattaaaacaaTTCCCTACCTcatatttattgaattttaattgatgttaaatatatatatacttgttacagcttaatataattaactttgaaataaatttcaaGAATTAAAGCAATTCCCTACCTcatatttattgaattttctgtAAGCGTCCCAATACCTTTGGAGGGGGGTGTACATTATGTAAAAGAGAAGCTTGTTTGTTAGGACTGCGATTCCACTACGATTAGTGGAATTAATACAGACGAGCCAAGTCGCTATTTAAACAGCGTTGACTCCAGATAAAACAGCGATTAAATATCTGACAGGCcaaataaaaccgtaaaattgaGAAAGACACTTTCTCAATGGCGTATAGATATCGGAGGTGGGGCTTGACATTGCGATAGAATCAGATATAAGTAGGATACGTGCACATCTTACTGTCCAAACTCACGCGATCGTGATTACAGGTGCCATCGAAGAGAGGTCGAAATCATGTGGAAAGCAGTGCTGTTTCTCGGCGTTTTCCTCATAATCGGAGGTATGCGACTAAACAATTATCTACATAGACCTAGAACAGTATGGTCCCACAAAGAAATTCCACGGTCGAAAAACAAGCCTGACGCATACGGTGTATCTTGAAACACAGGTAAATCGCAGGAATGCGTGCCTCGTAGCTTCGGAAACCAGAAGATCGTGTGCGTTTGCAATGCAACCTACTGCGACGAGACGCCGGAGAGAGTCCCAAAAGTGCCGGCAGACGGTAGTTTCTATTGGTACGTTTCAACGAAGGGTGGTCAACGATTGAGTTTCGGGGAACATAAGTTCGGCGAATGTAAAAGCTCGCCGCTCGCGTTACTGAACACCGTCATCTTGAACTTGGACCGTACGAAAAAGTACCAAAGAATTTTAGGTTTTGGCGGTGCGTTCACCGACTCTGCTGGCATAAACATCAAGAAACTTTCGAATGCTAGTCAGGAGCAACTGATTCGGTAAGTTGTACCGCGAAACGATTATGATCGGATCTACTTTAACATGGTATCCGCGGAAAGTGCTAGGAAAAGCTCGGGGAAACTTACATTTTCGTAACCGTGAACCAGTATAGTTTCCTAGATTAATCGAAGGAACGCGATCGCTTGCAGATCATATTTCGGCAAAGGAGGAAGCAGATACTCGATGGGTCGAGTGCCGATCGGGGGTACCGATTTTTCAACGAGAGTTTACACGTACGACGATAAGAAAGACGATGTTACCCTGAAGAGCTTCTCGCTGGCGCCAGAAGATTACGATTACAAAATACCGTACCTGAAGAAAGCACTTGAACTGCAACCTGACTTGAAACTGTTCGCCTCTGCCTGGTCTGCTCCACCGTGGATGAAGACCAACGACGAGATCAACGGCTTCGGTGGGTATCTCGCTATTCTTTCTATTACAATGAAACGCGCAAATAACGCTTTTCTAATGGTTCGGCAGGTTTCTTGAAGAAAGGGTATTACTCGCTGTACGTCGACTATCTCTTGAAATTCCTACAGAGCTATAAAGCAAACGGCATCCCTGTATGGGGCCTGTCGACCGGTAACGAGCCAATAAACGCCTACATACCTTTCGATCGCCTGAACACCATGGGATGGACATCCGAGACCTTGGCCGATTGGATCGGCAATTTTTTGGGACCAAAACTTGCCGCGTCCAAGTTTAACGATACCTTGATTTTAGCTCTCGACGACCAAAGGGTCTTCTTACCCTGGTT
This genomic window from Megalopta genalis isolate 19385.01 chromosome 9, iyMegGena1_principal, whole genome shotgun sequence contains:
- the LOC117217511 gene encoding putative glucosylceramidase 3, translating into MWKAVLFLGVFLIIGGKSQECVPRSFGNQKIVCVCNATYCDETPERVPKVPADGSFYWYVSTKGGQRLSFGEHKFGECKSSPLALLNTVILNLDRTKKYQRILGFGGAFTDSAGINIKKLSNASQEQLIRSYFGKGGSRYSMGRVPIGGTDFSTRVYTYDDKKDDVTLKSFSLAPEDYDYKIPYLKKALELQPDLKLFASAWSAPPWMKTNDEINGFGFLKKGYYSLYVDYLLKFLQSYKANGIPVWGLSTGNEPINAYIPFDRLNTMGWTSETLADWIGNFLGPKLAASKFNDTLILALDDQRVFLPWFIQKVFDNSKAKQYTAGIAVHFYADFLSPPSVLTDTHNDFPDKLILMTEACTGVGPFVKHVDLGQWNRGEKYFMSIMDYVNNWASSWFDWNLVLDETGGPNWIHNNVDAPIIVNATSDEFYKQPMYYALKHFSRFVERGSSRISIDDDILVRATAFVTPSNETVVVLYNRLDFSKNVVIKEANKEDLCLELPPKSMSTIIYGH